Within Thermoanaerobaculum aquaticum, the genomic segment CCATTGGCAACCCCCTGGGCCTGGAAAACACCGTTACCGTGGGGGTGCTTTCCGCCCGGGATCGCACCGTTTCTTCCCCGCGCACCAACCGCGTGTACACCGACTTTTTGCAAACCGATGCCTCCATTAACCCGGGAAACTCCGGTGGGGCGCTGGTGGATTTGGACGGCCGCCTCATTGGCATCAACACCGCCATCGTGGGAGAAGCCCAGGGCATTGGCTTTGCCATCCCCGCCAAGCGGGTACGGCGGGTGGTGAACGACCTTTTGCGCTACGGCCGGGTGCAGCCGGCGTGGCTGGGGGTGTTCGTGCAGGACCTCCCCGCCTCCCGAAAGGGCCGCGAGGGCGTGGGCATCCGGGTGGTGGACGTGTTCCCCGGTTCCCCGGGGGAGGGCAAGCTTGCCGCCGGGGACGTGCTGCTCTCCGGTAACGGCCGCGCCTTTGCTTCCCGCGATGACTTTGCCACCCTGCTGGCGCAGGTGGCCCCGGGGGAGAGGGTGGAGCTGGAGGTGCGGCAGGGTTCGGGGAGCCGTAAGGTGACCCTGCGGGCCAGCACCCCGCCGGGAAACTTAGGCGAGCAGCTGCTGGCGCGGTACGTGGGGTTGCGGCTGGCCTCCCGCCGGGGTTGGGTGGTGGTGCAAAAGGTGCTGCCCAACACCCCTGCTGATGAGGCCGGCTTTAGCGCTGGTGACGTGCTTTTGGGCATTAACGGGCAGCGGGTGCGGACGCTGGACGACGTGAACGACATCCTGACCCGCGATTACCTGCGTTCCTCGGTGCTTTTGGCCATTGGGCACGGCGGTTTCCAGTACCACTTTACCTTCAGGCTTGCGCCCTAAGGCGTGTATACTTAGCCCCGTGGCGGAGGCGCAAGAAGCCGTTGTTACTGCAGTTTTTGGCCCCCTGGTGAGGGTCCAGCTTGGCGAAGAGAACCTGGTGGTGCCCTTTCGCCGCAAGCTCATCTGGCACCAGGACAGCGAAGACCGCCGTTTGGTGGTGGGGGATCGGGTGATCGTCCACCGGGACAAGGGCGGCGCCGTGGTGGCTGAGGTTTTGCCGCGTAAGACCACGCTCACCCGCAAGTCCCCGGGGGAGGAGCGGCCGCGGGTCATTGCCGCCAACGTGGACCAGGCGGTGGTGGTGCTGGCCGCCAAGCTGCCGGAACCCAACCCCCGGCTTTTGGACCGTCTTCTGGTGGCCTGTCACCACGCGGGCATCCGCCCCATCGTGTGCATCAACAAGGTGGACCAGGGTACCGAGCTGGTGGAGCCCTGGCTTTCCGACTACCAAGACGCCGGCTACGAGGTGTACCTCACCTCCGCCCGCACGGCCCGGGGCATGGGCAACCTCAAGCGGGCCCTTTCGGGGAAAACCACGCTTTTTTGTGGCCCCTCTGGGGTGGGCAAGTCGGCGCTTTTGAACGCCATCCACCCCGGCTACCGCCTGCAGGAAGGCTCCATTTCCGATGCCACCGGCAAGGGCCGGCACACCACCACCACCGCCCAGCTTTTGCCCCTCCCCGGAGGGGGGTTTGTGGTGGACACCCCGGGAATCCGCGAGTTTGGGCTTTGGGACTTGAAGCCAGAAAAGCTCACCGAGTGCTTCCCGGATATCGCCTCTTGGGCGGAATCCTGCGCCTTTTCCAACTGCAGCCACGACCGTGAGCCGGGCTGCCAGGTGCGGCGGGCGGTGGAGGACGGCAAGNNCAAGCTTTCCTCCCGCCGCTACACCTCCTTCCTCAAGCTGCGCTCCGAGCTGGCCGCGGGCGTGTACCGTTCCTAGGAGGCACCTTGAGCCTTCCCAACCGCATTCTCCTGGCCCTGGTGGTAGGGGCGGCCTTTGGCATGCTTTCCCAAGGGCTGGCCGGCAGCCACCCGGCTCTGAACTGGATCGTCGCCAACGTCACCGAGCCTTTTGGGCGCATGTGGCTTGCCGCCTTGATCATGGTGGTGATCCCGCTGATCCTGTCCACCCTTTCCACCGGGGTGGCGGCCTTGGGGAACCTGCGGGAGGTGGGTCGTCTCGGGGCTTTGTCCCTTTTGTGCTTCGTTTGCCTCACCGCGGCTTCCTCCACCTTGGGTATCACCGCGATGAACGTGGTCCAACCGGGGGGTTCGCTTTCCGCGTCGGTGAAGGAAGAGCTGATGGCCACCTACGGCAGCGAGCTCCGGCAAGCCGGGGAGCTGGGCAGCCGCAGCTTGTGGCCGGAGATGGTGGTGAAGTTGATCCCCAAGAACCCGGTTCAGGCCGCGGCCTCGGGGGACATGCTGGCGGTGATCGTGTTTTCGCTGTTTTTAGGGGTGGGCATGGCGGTGGCCGGCGAGAAAGCCCAAGCCCTGGCGGCTTTTCTCGAGGCCCTGGCGCAAACCACCGTGGCCATCATTGGCCTGGTCATGCGGGCGGCGCCTTTTGGCGTTTTCTCGTTGATCTTTTCGGTTTCCGCTCGCTTTGGTTGGCGGCTTTTGCTTTCCCTTTCCTCGTTTGTGGTGACGGTGGTGCTGGCTTTGGCGGCCTTTCAGTTTGTGGTTTACCCCCTGGTGGTGAAGCTCTTCGCGCGCCGCAGCCCCCTGGACTTTTTCCGCCGCATTCGCCTGGTGATGATCACCGCCTTTTCCACTTCCTCCTCCAACGCCACCTTGCCCACCACCATGCGGGTGGCTCAGGACGAGCTGGGCATTTCCCGGGAGGTGGCGGGCTTCGTGTTGCCGTTGGGGGCCACCCTCAACATGAACGGCACCGCGCTCTTCGAAGGGGCCACGGTGCTCTTTTTGGCGCAGGTGTTTGGGGTGCCTTTGCCTCTGAAAGCGCAGGTGCTGGTGGTGCTGTTGGCGGTGGTCACGGCCATTGGCACCGCCGGTGTCCCCGGGGGTTCTATTCCCCTGCTGATGATGGTGCTGGCCACAGTTGGGGTGCCCCCCGAAGGGATTGCCGTGGTTTTAGGGGTGGACAGGCTTCTGGACATGTGCCGCACCACGCTCAACGTCACCGGAGATTTGGTTACCGCGGCCATCGTTGAGCGCCTCTCCTGGTCACGCTTTGAAAGCTAGCTTTTTGCGCTAGCGCAAGTCACGCCCTTGGCGTTGGGCCGATGATAGCCATGGGAGGGAGCATGGCGCGACGCTACCCGGTGGTGCGCACGCGGCGGTACTGGCAGGCGGCGTTCTTCTTTTGGACCGTCTTCATCGGCACGCTGTTTACGCTGTGGGTTTTTGCCCACATGCGGGGGGCCGAGCCTGCGGTGAGCCGTCCCCCTGGGGTGGAGGGCTTTCTCCCCATTTCGGCTTTAATGTCGCTGCGGTTTTGGCTTTCCGGGGGCGGGGTGCACCCGGTCCATCCGGCGGGTTTGGCGATCCTTCTGGGGGCGCTCTTGATGAGCGCTACGGTGGCCCGCTCCTTTTGCTCCCACCTGTGCCCGGTGGGAGCCCTTTCCGAGTGGTTGGGCCGGTTAGGTCGCAGGCTCATGGGCAGGACCTGGGAGCTGCCGCGGGTCCTGGACGTCCTCCTGCGTTCGGTGAAGTGGCTTTTGCTGGCGTTTTTCGTTTGGGCCACGTGGGTGGCTATGGACCTCGGGCAGCTCCGCCGTTTCCTGGACAGCCCCTACAACCGCGTGGCGGACGTGAAGATGCTGCTGTTCTTTGCCGAACCCTCCCGCCTGACCGTTGCGGTTTTGGGCGTGTTGGTGGTGGGTTCGGTGCTGGTTCGGGACTTCTGGTGCCGCTACTTTTGCCCTTACGGGGCTCTCGTGGGGCTTTTTGGGCTTTTGGCCCCTTTTAAGATCACCCGCAACCCGGAAACCTGCACCAACTGCCAACTCTGTACTAAGGTCTGCCCGGCCCGTTTGCCGGTGCATAAGGTTTCCCGGGTGCGCTCGGTGGAGTGCACCGGCTGCCAGGACTGCGTGGCGGTGTGTCCAGTGGCCGATTGCTTAAGCCTTGCGGCTTCCCGGCGTTTCCCCTTGCGTCCCGCCCATGGGGTGCTTCTGGCCATGGCTGTGTACTTTGCCGTGACCTTGGGCTTCCGCCTGGCCGGGCATTGGCGGGGGGTGGTTTCGGAAGCTGAGTTCGCCAAGCGGATCCCCGAGATCCACTCGCCGCTGTACACGCACGTGGGTGGTATGGCTCCTGGGGAAGCCGAACCGGCCCCGCGGCTGGAAGCGGCCCACTAGGAGCGGCGTTCGATTTCCCTGATCTTCAACCCCAAAGCCACCACCGCCAGCAGGATGACCACCAGCGAAACCTTGAGGCCGTTATGGCGGAAGCGCAGCTCGGCCTCCGCGGCTTCAGCGTCCTTTTCGGCCTTGGCCAGCACCGCCTGGGCCTCGTCCGTCTTGGCGCCTACCCGCTGGGGGTTGACGGTGTGCACCTCGTTGCGGGCTAAAACCAGCGCTTGGTGGGCCTCCTCCAGCTTCACCGCCGCTTCATCCATGAGCATGCCGCGCCTTTCCGCCTGTTCCACCCTTTGGCGAACGCGCTCCATGCGCTCCACGGTGCCGGTGAGGGCCTGGAAGAGCGCCTGGGCCACCTCCGCACCCTTATCGCCGGCGGCGTGACAGGAGCCGCACACCTGTCCCTCCCCAACGCCGATCCACTGGTCCTGGGGTGGCAGCACCTTGTGGTTGGAGTGGCACGCTTCGCAGGCGGGCTGCTCCATGGCGGCAAAGGCGTCCTTGTGGGGTGAGAGGTCAAAGGCCTCCCGCTGGGTGAGGTGGCAGGTACCGCACACGTTGGAAACCGAGGAAACACCCGGTGGGGTGGCCCCGTGGGAGCCGTGGCAGTCGTTGCAGGTGGGGGCTGAAAGGTCGTTTTTCACGGTCAGGGCCTGGTAGTGCACCGACTGCTTGTACTCCTCGATTTCCGTGCCGGCAATGCCGTACTGCTTCATTAGAGCGGCATCGCCGTGGCAGCGGGCGCAGGTTTCCACGATGCGGCTGGGGTAGACGGGAGAGCGGGCGTCGCTGGGTGGGAGCACACCGTGGGCGCCGTGACAGGAGGCACAGGTGGCCAC encodes:
- a CDS encoding trypsin-like peptidase domain-containing protein, which codes for MRKAWCWGLLLLLPELAAGQSNRRTPVVQVVEKVRPAVVNLTAKQVVRLRGRTLFDELFPEFAVPREYETQSLGSGVVISPDGLIVTNEHVIAGAAEISVRFLSGRQEQAEVVGSDADSDLALLRVSAKGLPYLPVAEQDDLLIGETVIAIGNPLGLENTVTVGVLSARDRTVSSPRTNRVYTDFLQTDASINPGNSGGALVDLDGRLIGINTAIVGEAQGIGFAIPAKRVRRVVNDLLRYGRVQPAWLGVFVQDLPASRKGREGVGIRVVDVFPGSPGEGKLAAGDVLLSGNGRAFASRDDFATLLAQVAPGERVELEVRQGSGSRKVTLRASTPPGNLGEQLLARYVGLRLASRRGWVVVQKVLPNTPADEAGFSAGDVLLGINGQRVRTLDDVNDILTRDYLRSSVLLAIGHGGFQYHFTFRLAP
- the rsgA gene encoding ribosome small subunit-dependent GTPase A, with the translated sequence MAEAQEAVVTAVFGPLVRVQLGEENLVVPFRRKLIWHQDSEDRRLVVGDRVIVHRDKGGAVVAEVLPRKTTLTRKSPGEERPRVIAANVDQAVVVLAAKLPEPNPRLLDRLLVACHHAGIRPIVCINKVDQGTELVEPWLSDYQDAGYEVYLTSARTARGMGNLKRALSGKTTLFCGPSGVGKSALLNAIHPGYRLQEGSISDATGKGRHTTTTAQLLPLPGGGFVVDTPGIREFGLWDLKPEKLTECFPDIASWAESCAFSNCSHDREPGCQVRRAVEDGK
- a CDS encoding dicarboxylate/amino acid:cation symporter, yielding MSLPNRILLALVVGAAFGMLSQGLAGSHPALNWIVANVTEPFGRMWLAALIMVVIPLILSTLSTGVAALGNLREVGRLGALSLLCFVCLTAASSTLGITAMNVVQPGGSLSASVKEELMATYGSELRQAGELGSRSLWPEMVVKLIPKNPVQAAASGDMLAVIVFSLFLGVGMAVAGEKAQALAAFLEALAQTTVAIIGLVMRAAPFGVFSLIFSVSARFGWRLLLSLSSFVVTVVLALAAFQFVVYPLVVKLFARRSPLDFFRRIRLVMITAFSTSSSNATLPTTMRVAQDELGISREVAGFVLPLGATLNMNGTALFEGATVLFLAQVFGVPLPLKAQVLVVLLAVVTAIGTAGVPGGSIPLLMMVLATVGVPPEGIAVVLGVDRLLDMCRTTLNVTGDLVTAAIVERLSWSRFES
- a CDS encoding 4Fe-4S binding protein, whose amino-acid sequence is MARRYPVVRTRRYWQAAFFFWTVFIGTLFTLWVFAHMRGAEPAVSRPPGVEGFLPISALMSLRFWLSGGGVHPVHPAGLAILLGALLMSATVARSFCSHLCPVGALSEWLGRLGRRLMGRTWELPRVLDVLLRSVKWLLLAFFVWATWVAMDLGQLRRFLDSPYNRVADVKMLLFFAEPSRLTVAVLGVLVVGSVLVRDFWCRYFCPYGALVGLFGLLAPFKITRNPETCTNCQLCTKVCPARLPVHKVSRVRSVECTGCQDCVAVCPVADCLSLAASRRFPLRPAHGVLLAMAVYFAVTLGFRLAGHWRGVVSEAEFAKRIPEIHSPLYTHVGGMAPGEAEPAPRLEAAH
- a CDS encoding cytochrome c3 family protein; translation: MRLLALSGVTLLASLAFAGPLPQAVGIPGKPAQDQCTACHQALDEPRLQQPALQAAEDIHHRQGITCAGCHGGDPTSEDPEVAMDPKKGFVGKIPPQKVPEVCGSCHSDAAFMLRYAPNIPTDQLAQYKTSKHGLALAKGDGRVATCASCHGAHGVLPPSDARSPVYPSRIVETCARCHGDAALMKQYGIAGTEIEEYKQSVHYQALTVKNDLSAPTCNDCHGSHGATPPGVSSVSNVCGTCHLTQREAFDLSPHKDAFAAMEQPACEACHSNHKVLPPQDQWIGVGEGQVCGSCHAAGDKGAEVAQALFQALTGTVERMERVRQRVEQAERRGMLMDEAAVKLEEAHQALVLARNEVHTVNPQRVGAKTDEAQAVLAKAEKDAEAAEAELRFRHNGLKVSLVVILLAVVALGLKIREIERRS